TGGTTGCTCAATTATACATCAGAATTACAattactcttcttcttcttcttcttcttcttcttcttcttcttcttcttcttcttctgcttctacctcttcttcttctgcttctacctcttcttcttcttcttcttcttcttcttcttcttcttcttctgcttCTGATTCTTCCCCAAATGATGCCCCAGATGCTGGTGGAGTAGGTGGGTGTTGTGCAAAAGGGTTAGGACAATTCCTCTTATCGTGATTCGCTAATTgcttgcaatttttacacatGCGCTTCGGCTTCATCGCCAAGGCTATTGCTTTAGTCTTACTCGACAAGAGTCTCTTTCCACTTCCCTTATTTTTCGATTTCTTTGGTGGAAATATAGTTACTTCCTGAGTAGTAGAACAGCCAATAAGCGCAACcatttgtcttgttctttactcATTTGTGAACCTAATGGTGCCATTTGTCCTTAAAATCTTTTATGAGAGACGAAAAGTCAACTACTTCCTTGCTTCTTCCCATCGCATCCCAACCGTCTGGTGTACTTCGGACCACATTTTTGACATGGAAATCTGCTTGGCATCTATTATATCAATCTCTTCGGCTGGATCACCATTACAATTGAAGGATTTTGACCGGAGTGCATCTTTACACCATCTGTTCACAACATACTCATCCGGTATAGTCTTCACTCCGTTAGATGAGTAAATCCATATTATATGCCTGCATTTAAATTCCCTTCCTTTCAAGCATTCTGCAGCTGCAACTTGCTTTATACGTAACTAGTTCACCAATATATAGTAAATTGTTAGATAGTCACAGCTATAAATTTCATAATTACAATAGGAAAATGTGTAATTTCAAGTAAGAGTTAGTGGAACACTTTTCattactaaaattacactttttgttgttagaattacagtttttgttattagaattatactttttaccattacagttacacttatttatatagtactgcaattacacttttgattgttaaaattatatttttgtctactagaattacactttttaataTTACAGTTTCACTTATTTACATAGTCTCGTTGAAGTTATACTTTCTTTCCATAAggtgtttattttttttatctagaattacacttttaaacTTACTAAGTGTCACTATAATGTAACTTCAACCAGGAAAAAGATCGAACTTCAAGATACTCAAGGCTTTTACAGGCGTCGTAACATCGTAATTCCTGTCCCTGCTTGCATCTCTTACAGTAGTCACCTCTAAAGAGTCGATTTCGGCAAAACCTCTACTCTTACATGTATCAATCGAATACTTGGCCTCCTCTTGGAACTCCTTAAAAACTTTATGAGTGTACACCTTTGCAGCGTCAGCCTCAAGAGCCAAATGCGTCTCCATTTTAGGAGAAGTGTGCTTGTCTTCGTTGTCAAGCTTCTTATGCGTATGCCATTGTTGGTCCATAACACTCTTAAAACGCAGCAAAAACTCAAGCAATGTACCTGATTTGCCCTCAAATCTTTTAAAAAAACTATTTTCACTTTCTGATCTTTGAGTCGTCCTCATAACAGCTCCCATCTCTAGCTCCCTGCAATGTGCCATTACCCACTGGTTCCTTTTCGAGAACATTTCTTTAAACCAGTCAATGTTATTGAGTCCATGTTCTTCGCCTATCTCTTCCCATCTGGCATCGAATTCTGCAGCTTCAATGTCCTCATCCCATATAATGGTATTTATTTTCCTTATAAATACAATATAATCTTCTCTTGTCACCCCATACTTAGTAGACACtttgttcatgatatgccacatgcaaaatcggtgcCTCGCTTTCTTGAACACAAGTGGCACCGCTTTCAAAATGCCTGGATCCTGATCGGTAATAATATAATTAGGCTCCTTTCCACCCATTGCCACCAGGAAACGTTTCAAAACCCACTGAAAGGAATCAACGTCCTCATGTGCGACAAGGGCTACACAGAATGTGACAGACCGCTTATGGTTATCCACTTCGGTGAACGGTGTGAAGGCCATATCATACTTGTTGTTTGTATACGTTGGATCGAACGACACACAATCCCCAAAGCAGAGTAATTCCTTCTTGCAGCACTGTCAGCCCAAATAGCTCTACTCAAGCTACCGTCAAAGtcaacatcatagtcaaagaagaaccctTCCTTATTTACAGCCATTTCCTTAAAGTGATCTATGAACAATTGGCCATCCCGTTCATGAATGTAACATTTCACATTtctgtgaaagttcttaaaatcatttagGCTAGCtccaatgttctcaaaaccattGACATGTTCTTTCAACATTTTGTATGTCCTCGTTGCTCCTATCTTGTTTGTAAATGAATGATATACTTTAAGGCATCAAAGATAGGAAACATCTTTATGATGCcccaaataagtgtaattttaaaaagtgttatataaaaaagtgtaattctaacagtcAAAGGTGTAATTCTAAAAATCAAAACTGTAATTTCAGCAcaatataaataagtgtaattttaatagaacaaagtgtaattctaacaggaaaaagtgtaattccaaataagtgtaattgtaataaaaGGCTAACTACATGACACACCCTACAATTATAAAGGATAATGATTTTCTGATAATCAGTTCAGTTGCATTTGAGCTGTAAATGAATGATATACGTAAGTGTAACTGTAACATAAAAACTGAAATTTTACCACTATATAAATATGTGTGACTGCAatataaaaaagtgtaattctaacaatcaAAATGGTAATTTTaacaatcaaaagtgtaatttcagcacaatataaataagtgtaattttaatagaacaaagtgtaattctaacagggaAAAGTGTAATTGCAAATAAGTGTATTTGTAATAAAAGGCTAACTAGATGACACGCCCTACAATTATAAAGGATAATGATTTTTTGATAATCAGTTCAGTTGCATTTGAGCTGTAAATGACTGATATACGTAAGTGTAACTGTAACATAAAAACTGAAATTTCAGCACTATATAAATATGTGTGACTGCAatataaaaaagtgtaattctaacagtcaaaagtgtaattttaacaataaaaactgtaatttcagcacaatataaataagtgtaattttaatagaacaaagtgtaattctaacagacaaAAGCGTAATTCCAAATAAGTATAACTGTAATTAACAAAGGTGTAATGTTAGAtaataaaagtgtaattccaTAGATTGGTGTCATAAATAGAGAGCCAAAGACTACCTCAAGCACTCACCCTATAATTATAAAGGATAATCATTTTGTGGTAATCTGTTAAGTTGCATGACAACTTCTGAAACTCTCTATCCCTGGCTGATATGAGCTCATGGTTGTGTCCTGCATGAAAGCGATCAATGAATAACCccccattcttcataaatagtcGAATCCTCGCTTTGCATCCCACGCGCCTGACTTTGTGCTTTCGCACCCCATCCTGACGCCCACTTCTCTCTATTTCTTTTTTATATTTGAACCCTTCTCGGTTGCAAACCAACAGCTTTGACTTGATTTCCCCGTCACGCCATCTTTTGGTCGTGTATTTCCGTACATCGAAACCGCAAGCAATTGCATAGATCTTATAGAAATATTCTTTGCTTCCTCGATTTCAAAATTCTGCCAATATATGGTGTAAACTTTTCTTCCACTACCCTGCAAAATTCCTCCTCATTTGGCTTTCTTTTGCTATTGTCCTGAGCAGTATCTGTCAATGGTTGAAACAATATTCTCCACAAGCTTCATCTTAGACAACAAatatgtaattttaataaagaaaATTGTAATTTAAACAGAAGACAACAAAAAGTACAACTGTCATCCAGACCTAAAGTGTAAGTTAAATATTAGGGGTAACtttaacaaacaaaagtgtaaCTTCAGTGAATAAGAGTGTAATTCTAGTCGACAATGTTGTAATTCCAAatatcaaaagtgtaattctaaaaatcaaaagtgtaatttcagcacaatataaataagtgtaattttaataagacAAAGCGTAAttctaacaggaaaaagtgtaattccaaataAGTGTAATTGTAGTAAAAGGCTAACTACATGACACACCCTACAATTATAAAGGATAATGATTTTCTGATAATCAGTTCAGTTGCATTTGAGCTGTAAATGAATGATATACGTAAGTGTAACTGTAACATAAAAACTGAAATTTTACCACTATATAAATATGTGTGACTGCAatataaaaaagtgtaattctaacaatcaAAATGGTAATTTTaacaatcaaaagtgtaatttcagcacaatataaataagtgtaattttaatagaacgaagtgtaattctaacaggcaaaagtttaattttaacaataaaaactgtaatttcagcacaatataaataagtgtaattttaatagaacaaagtgtaattctaacagacaaAAGCGTAATTCCAAATAAGTATAACTGTAATTAACAAAAGTGTAATGTTAGAtaataaaagtgtaattccaTAGATTGGTGTCATAAATAGAGAGCcaaaaactacctcaagcactcacccaaataagtgtaactttaatcaagAAAATTGTAACTTCAGTAAATTAAAGTGTAACTTATCCATTTCCGCAATAGAATATTTTTAACTTTTCCATTATGTAACTCTAATTTCAGaaactgtaattttaactgaAATATGTTTAATTTCAAGTAACAAAAAGCGTATTTTCAAACTCACGTGTTGATACGTAAATTTCAGCGGGAAAAAAATGTAATATTTGAACCTAAAGTCAAATTTAAACCTATTACCAAAATACAAACAATccaccaaaataaaaaaaatacacattGATGTCAAGAATTTTACACTGTacatgaattaggttacaaaactTGATCTACAAAACTTGCTCTACACTCTACAAAATTTGCTCTACAAAACTTGTTCATATGTATGTTCATTGTTTTCAAGTATTTCATTTTTAATATAGAGAGTTCAGATTTTTAAAACATAAACAGATAAAAAATTATTAAATGTTAATAATTACCATCGATCAACTTATTACAACTTGCATGTCACCATTGTTGATGTTGGAGTACGCACTTTAGCAGGCTTGTTGTTGTTCTTGACTCAAGATCTTCGTGTACCTTTGATATGCTGAAAATGGTAGGATCAAAACAAATAACTTTATTTGCTACAAATTATGACCATGTAAGATTATCGGGAGATATGAAATTGTTGTTCTTGTTGGCaaattgttgttcttgttgaaacGGGATTTTAAATTTAGTTGAAGGGCGGTTTTTGGGATGTTATCGCCATGAAAGAGAGGAAgaaatttgatgttttttttttgtgcattTTAAATTTGGTGGTTGTTGCTGATATTGTGTTGAGGAAGTGTTATAGAAAGTACATGCATGTGGACAATAAATGTTGGGTAATAGTTTTGTCCCCTGACACAACTCCCTCTCTCATGCTAAtcctattttccttttttttccaaCGCCTAAAGACCCTATATTACAAACTTCATCCAGACGGTTCATTTAGAAGATCCTATGGCtctaataaagacttagggactcaaatatTATGAAGGAATTATTAGAActtgacatatatatatatatatatatatatatatatatatatatatatatatatatatatatatatatatatatatatatatatatatataatgtgttatatgatttgaaaaatcagtgcatgttatatggacaagtgttaatgtacagaaggaagccgaggaggacatggcaagggagaaggaaatgggaaaggagactgaagtgggagccgaggatcgatatcaggcagttgaagaggaagaggatgctaggaaggccgtgacacaggatgaagtggaggtagttgatgatcagatgttcttctcaacaccgaaaaaggtaatagctgctagtttataattctTCATATCATACacattttttacttatgaaatttattaaaggtagtgaatgtatgtgtactaattgattaaagctgacgtgaagggcgattgcaaggtggcttgtcgtttgtcctatttacaggggaaacagaaagttgttgttcccaggggatacgtgttcaattacgaccggcttcagcaagttaaggttcatggtataccccttcgtcacaattgcaggaaagtggaagtgtcccaattatataaagacgagtatggggaagtaaaagtaccattttctaatgaggaggtcacttatttgaaagaagccctaagctcttatgtgcaatggcctgtcAACCTcgtcaatgttgtcatccccgaggtacctatatgcagacgttaattattacttgttctttaaatagattagggtacgaatattaacatatcataagtactttaatctttacatttgcagaacttaagcaaagccatgatggtagctaaagcaattactactacgttaacgaaagttgttgcagtcaagcctgcttatgattcttattatgaattgtgtgaatataagaaaaagatgaaaactACTTcactgaaggctttgcacaacctggctgtaaagaggtcacctacaggggatgtagtcatgattaacattgaaaagtaagttatgggcgcagctgatatagccatactggacccgaagcaattgatggaatttgtcgaccttgacaatttagatgttgttcacattttgatttggatgaagtaagttttattaataaaactatttagtcatttctatttatgaataatgatgtttgtttaaattatcaattacaataacaatcttcgttccatgtggcataataggtacctcaataatcagttcgctgagtggaaggtctcaattcacgcctacggattcttgagtcctaaggcgttctctgtgcacaacatttcatacgaagaacaaatcaatattatcgctcgtcggttgatgtcgtccaaaaaattatggcttgccccctacaatgagaatatgtatgtatagtacctgattattgtaatgaatcacggttctataaatttattattaacatgcttaaatgcgtgtaaatgaactaacattTCTATGTTCCaaaatgaataggaagcattgggtgctactggcaatccaagtagaaacaaaaacagtgtattggattgactctcgcgaaggcaaaccctttgacagttgtgtaaggatgataactgagtaagtttacaaccttcaataatgtcatttgttattgtatgacttgagccatatatatgcaaataacaattgcatgtgtgtatatttatgaattagtgtttttgaagaaaaaaaagattatgtccacttgggaaatatgaaagtaacactgatcccaattttatcacgccaatagtaagtgtattcttaataattactcgtatcatttaattaatgtttatacgagcggttgattatctaattcagctgatttgtgtgtgatttatataatagtatcctaaagcaccagacgacaaacaatgcgtcttttacgtttgtcagtccatgtggaaggttatcgacggaaaactttctaccattccgatacgggttagtgtgatttaaaaactatttcaggcgtaaattgagttcaattctgtatacttccatgtattatatctattttgattatatatattttgaattgtagtttccactaatactcaacaaagtcccagaatattcgccagaggacatcaattaggtgagaaatatgtgggccagttatgttgtttcattagcggagtctcaatagtttgctcatgctttatgtacgtgtgtgtgtgtgtgtatatatacaGCCATTGtatattggcttcttttgtttttttttgaggaagttgtgttttatggcttttgatcatcctgtttgtactgttttgaaactaggtttaattgatcacgaggtgtaatattttgatgcaggattgaatttttgcagtgcacagctgctggaatgctattttcagcagcagctgaaaatagcattccagcagctgctacaaacgttgctgaaaaaatagcatttcagcagctgctagaaaaagctaaaatcatttaaaaaaaaaaaaaattaaaaacgataacggttaaaaacaacccgttgcaaacacttatttgacaacggttttatttagataaataaccgttgacatcttttccctctcattcaaaccgccaaaaatataagataacggacgataaccgttgtcgagttcaaaatgttaaaaacggtttatttaagaagaaccgttgtcaaagtttcatcaactgataattataacaacggtttagcacgcaataaaaccgttgttaaattttgacatttaattaaataagataatgaAATGAACTCATATATAATAtctaacaacggttttggaaccacaTAACCGTTGTCAAGAGTAAACTATgacaacgggtttgaaaccgttattaatatttaataacggtttcttaaaagtatacccgttgccataaatatatttaacaacagttttataacggttcttgagttgtgataacggtgttatagatccgttattgatgttatataacggtcgcgtgtttgtatacaaccgtggtatatatttaacaacagtcgttgcaataacggttccgtgtttctatttaataacggtaattgcattatttgaccgttattgaaggtcttatttggcgtagtgatatactaaagttgataaaaaaaaaagttcaacTATGTTGAATCATTGATGAAAAAAATAAATTCGTGGTTGGTTTAGTTGATCACCGATGAATTATTATAAGTGTTTTTAGCATAAAAACTTTGTCATTCAATAATATAATATCAAGTGACATACTTTATAGTATGTTGTTAGTTTTTTCATTGTTACAGGCACAACttgttttaattaaaaataataatatcaatattaTGTAAAACAACAGGTCTCAAGATTATATATATTTAGTATGTTCAGAGAAAATGTTAAATCTCTTAcaacataatttttaattttaccttaactatttacaattaagagtatttgctccCTATATACTTCTCGCTAAATCAAATTCAAAATGAATTTCACAGAATTAGTGTTctctaaacaacaataaaaaatatttGTGATTCTATTAAATAGAATGCAAGGGCCATGAGGCACTTAGTAGTATCATCTTTGGCAACATCATTTAGTATTTTATGGCATCACTAATATCGTTGGGTTACAAAGTTAGTATTTTATAGCAATGCTAAAAGCGTTGGTTTAAGTTACCATGGTCCAGCAACAGAAAATttttaaatttaacaaaaagtcaaatCGTACTGAAAATGGGAGCAAATAAAATTTCGGGGGTTGATTTAGATGAGGATCGATTAATTATCAGTTCCAATAATAAAAACGCAACGAAAACGTTGTAGCATTTGGTATTAACTATATCACTTGTATAATATTCAAAGATATAGTTGGATTATAGAGTTATCGTTCTTATTGTTTCACACCCATCAATTTTTTTACCGAGATAGTCTTTGACtatgggggtgtttggtaaacattGGATTGGTAAATATCcagcatattcaaggcttttagcatgtttgactcatcAATCTACTAATCTGAATGTTTAGTAACGCCccgtttggtaaacaacatattagGTGAAATTAGTAGATTCCGGTTTAAATAGTAGTTTGACCAATCATTCTACTAATTTTACGTGTTTGGTTAATAGCATATTCAGATAGCATATTGGCCGAAATCTACTGTTTTTGAATATGCTGCTAATAGCAGCATATTGTAATAGCATATTGAGTTTATACATGGAAATGGTAGATTTGTCATATAATCTGCTAGTTACCAAACACGCTTTCTTAATTCTGCTAATTTCATATAATGGTCAAACCTGCTACTAAAATCCGTCAACCATATTCTGCTAACGCTATCTGCTATCATTAATCTGCTTCTGCCGTTTGTCAAACAGGGCCTaaatgacatattgaaatagtagatttgAGTTCAATCTACTGTTTTTCAATATACTGCCTCCCCCCCAtgcatattcacattagtagattaTAAAAAAATGAATATGACAACCATttacacatagatacaacaatctattaactTAAACCCATTAATTACCAAACACTACTAttaaatctgctaattgaaatatatTAATCAAACCTGTCAatccaatctgtcatttataatctgcttttccAATATGCTTCTGCTAATATTAATTTGTTGAATACCAAACAGGGACTATGTGTATACATAAGACTAAGACTACTTATCCTTTGAAGTTTCATGCAAAATGTTTAATACGACACCTAATTTTGTAAATTTGTGAAAGTTTCTTTGTAAACAATGTTCTTCATGTGGCctgatacgtctgtcgtatacctataaaaaataaactaactatatagctagggaagtcaggtcgatctcctcagggaggcaagatatctgtagaagtccgtctatttggtcacaaatggggggggggggggttgtttgaattgttttctaaactaaaggtttaaaggaagagaagcagaGAAAATGGCAATAAAAGCAagaaatagaattaaactatcagatagagaagggtcatgtcaggatttcggttcactacggtagtccagtgactcaactgtaaacaactcagacgaattagtgcaagacggatatggaaaggtcctttcggtccactttctatcctaaaataccactaacttaacttttattctcgtcagggtagtctactgttcatagcaggcctatttagtccaatctttcgatccaggagtaattttagccagattaaaaggatgactcagaagcgtgcactcaactaagtcgataaaatacaattaaattgctatggtgacagaatctcacaattaattcatctaacctatttactacatcgtcacatttctactgtagatcccctaatcccaacatgaaagaagttTAGCAACTCATATTGCTATTGATACTAAAACTAACAATCAACAAtgaattaacaataaacatgatgaaataacaaataaaatgcataaaagagaattagggcagaaattaaataaggttaaacgaagaattaaagcaaacaaaagagagattattattaagaaaagagaaagggattacaatcgtgcgaatccggcgtaaagaacacaaaatccgagcaaaacaatcccgagaacaaggttacagtgatTAAGAAAAGTAGTACGCAGTCTTTATTGTGAAGAATAGATAAAAGCTAAGTAGTGAATATGATAAATGCTAATGACCTAgctaatgcgtgcttaaataggaaaataactaagtttatcgaaataaaaaaactcacgggctaattaaagcccatgaaaacagaaaccactcgatcgactggaataaaaccactcgatcgagcaaaactccataacatctacacgatcgagtagaatagttactcgatcgagtaactctcttttcagcacctttggatcgagtagaaaactactcgatcgaccaactgggagcataaaaaccactcgatcgagtgataaaactactcgatcgagtcttctgtcttcaattcaactcaagtccatgcccgactgcctcgtaaaccatgccttcacgcactccaatgcagtatctcactctggaaagtcccgtctcctctaaatgcatgcaaaaaggacagaaaatggtacgattccactactttcgcgttcatttctacaaaatggacaaaacgaaccaaagtagccaattcggggcataatgcaatataaatagtacaaaaatgcatggaaatacgtgctaaaataggctaaaaagactatataaaaagcacgtatcaaatctccccaaaccgaacctttactcgtcctcgagtaaactaaaatgcaactaatggaacggaaatgaaaactcagagctagcttaacttgtctacttgaaccagtttagtgcaacaaaaactaaaagttatagctaagcagtcaatacgcaaacgagttataagctgttcagaaatatagctaaCATATCg
This sequence is a window from Silene latifolia isolate original U9 population chromosome 8, ASM4854445v1, whole genome shotgun sequence. Protein-coding genes within it:
- the LOC141595177 gene encoding protein FAR-RED IMPAIRED RESPONSE 1-like; translation: MLKEHVNGFENIGASLNDFKNFHRNVKCYIHERDGQLFIDHFKEMAVNKEGFFFDYDVDFDGSLSRAIWADSAARRNYSALGIVCRSIQPLVAHEDVDSFQWVLKRFLVAMGGKEPNYIITDQDPGILKAVPLVFKKARHRFCMWHIMNKVSTKYGVTREDYIVFIRKINTIIWDEDIEAAEFDARWEEIGEEHGLNNIDWFKEMFSKRNQWVMAHCRELEMGAVMRTTQRSESENSFFKRFEGKSGTLLEFLLRFKSVMDQQWHTHKKLDNEDKHTSPKMETHLALEADAAKVYTHKVFKEFQEEAKYSIDTCKSRGFAEIDSLEVTTVRDASRDRNYDVTTPVKALSILKFDLFPG